AGCTGGGCTGGACTCCCTCCCTGGCTACCCTTCCCTTCGTCTCTGATGGTGAGATCCAAATAATAAATATGCAATAAATAGCGCTCCTGGACTGGGCTGCGCCAGCTGCCTTCAAACCCCACTCGGCCCCAACCAGTCTTCTCTCGCCAGGACAGGCCTACTGGGGTGCTAGACAGTAAAGTCCCCAAACCTCCCACAGTCCCACAAGACCTGGGATCCATCTCCATTttgaggcccaggcctggtttccaAGGAGACCTAGCAAAGCTGGGTCCAGGACAGGGCCAGGCAAGCAGGGCTGGCAAGTGGGTGCTGGGAAGAGGCTGTTACCCCAGACCACAGCTTGTGATATCCTGGCCAAGACCTCGACTCCAGGCCACAAGGTGACACTGGGCTCAGGAGTAGATGGTGATGACTTCACGGCCACCACCACGCACCAACAGCACCCGCTCAAGGCCCTCGGTCAGTACCTCGAGGAACTCCATGTCTGCAGGGCCTCAAGTCAAGGAGGCAGCAACAGAATCAATGGGTAACCAGGGCCACCTGGGCCACACCCACCCAGGGGGCCCGGGAGAGGAGCTGCTGGCCTGACCTCCCACGCTGCCCACCTCCCAGTTGCTGCCCCTCCACAAAGGGATCCAGTTCTCGTCGCCCTCGCTGTTCTTGGGTGGGCCAGGCATGTTTAGGAGAACCAGGCGGGCGTCGTGGGAGCGCGTGACAATGACTTCATTGAGCTTCACAGCGGTGTGCATGCGTCGCACGTTGGACTGGTCCCTACACGTAGTGCAGCCAATCACAGGTCACCATAAGCCATCCTGCAAGGAGGGTCCCCACCCCTGGTCCACCTAACACCGCTTGtctgccccaccccacctccacccctagaTTCCAGCGCCACTGGGTCTGTTTTTGCTGCACTCACGGCTTAATATGTACCAGCTCCCGGAAATTGTCAGGGGCATGGCTGGGGTCCCAGGTCTCAGTCATGTACTTGTCCCTGGTCCATGTCATCTGGATCTTGTCAGCCCCCACTGCAGACTCATCTTCCTCGTCTGAGTACAGGCTCTCCAGCCGCAGGGCCGAGTGCCGATCCTTGACCAGCTGGGCCTGGGGACAATCGCAGGAGGTAGCCTTGGtcccataggaaaagggggacgGGGCCTGTCTGGCCCAGTGTGACCACCCTGCCTCCGGGAAATGAGCACTGGCTTGGGTAGGGCTGCGGTGAGTCGTTCTGATTCCTCCACACCCACTGACGCGGTCTCTAAAGGCCTGACCCTGCCACCCGCCCTGGCCTGAACCACAAAGGGCACTGACTTCTCGCTCCCGCTCAGTCTTGGTCAGTCTCATCTGCCGCAGCATCTGCGACCGCTGCTCCATCATCAGCGTCCGCTCGTAGGTGTATGCAGAGATGTCACTGTTATGCTGGGGAGAGGGTAGGCCATGAGGACCCAGCTGCATGGGACATGGTATCCACGGGGCCAGGGCAGGACAGGGGGCTCACCatctccaccacctccacctcggCCTCAAGGCGCAGATGGTACAGGAAGACGGCCAGGTCCTTCTTCATCTGGATGCTATTATCATCCATCTGGGCCACTGTGAAGATGCGCATCCGGCACTTCCTCCAGACCTGAGGCAAGGGACCGGGTGGGCCATTTGGTCACAGCCGCTCCTCCGAGGGCCTAGCCCCTCTCACCTGCACCCACCCCCCAGCCCACCTTATGCTGGCGCAGCAGGAAGGGCAGAAGCATAAGCATGCCGCCGTCGTGCACGATCCACCACACGTCTATGTGGCCCTCCAGGTAGCGCTCGTGGTTGCTGGGGTAGAAGGCGATGTTCTTGGGCACGAGCAGGGCCAGGTGGGCAGCCGTAGTGCAGCGCACGGTGTCTGGGGAGGAGGGGCACGGCTGACCACCAGCCTGTGGCCCTCCGGCCGCTGCCACCTCACTTCACCCCTGCCCACCAGGCTCAGCCCAGGTCCCAGGCCCTCACACACCAATGAAGGTCTTCCAGGCACGGGGgtcctcgctctgtcgccagccGTAGGGCCAGCCCAGCACCACAGAGTTATGCCGCATGCCGCCCAGGCCACAGGACTGGATGAGGTGGGCCAGCCCCTCCCGCACCTTGCTGGCCACCACCACCTGGCAGAAACCCTTCACCTTCTCAATCTCCATCATGTTCTTGATGGTCTGTGGGGAACACACCCAGGGCCAACGGGAAGCCATCAGCTTCCCGCCTCTGGGCTCCCTCCCAAGGCCCCTTGGGAACAAAACGACTTTGGGGTGGAGGAGGGCCTGGGGGCAACAAGCTGCCTACCCGGAGCCCAAGTTTTCAAGATGGGACTGCCGGCCCCCCCTTGTGCCAGCTCTCAGGTGGCAGCAGTGCTGGCTGCCTGGCTGGTCACGCTCGCCAAGATTGGGCCCTTCCCCTCCGTCAGCTGCAGCCCAGACTCCTGTAGTCTGGCTCAGCTCTCACCCCCGAAGCAGGTACCTGCTCGGCAGCCTGGGCCTCGCCATAGCTCTCCAAGAAGCTCCCCTGGATGACAGAACCAACAATGGTCAGGCCCTTGCCAGCCTTGAGCTGGGAGGCGAAGGTGAGGAGCCGTGGGTACTTCACGTGCAGGTCCTCGTCCAGCTTCAGCAGCACCAGCAGCTGTGGCCTGCAGTGGCCGGGTGGGGGAGCCTGAGACCAGGGCCGGCCGTTCCAGGGAGccccctcctcttcttctcttcttggGTGATGGTCCCTGCGGGTTTGGGTAGCATGGCCCAGGAGGGTGCCCCTGGCAGCCCCAGGACGGGGAGCTGACACCTCTCGACCCTCTGACCCCGACAGCGACCCCTGAGAACCTCTGCGCCCTGGCCAGGGTCTGGTGGGAACTCACCTCCAGTTCTTGGTATGAGGAGGCCCCTCCTCCAGCCGCAACAGCGCGTAGCGGGCGGCACTCAGGGACAGGCCTCGGATCCCGTCACCCCACTCCTTCTCAGCCCTGCAGATTCCACCACAGCTGGTGAGCCCCTGGTGCTGCCCAGGGGGTTCTGTCTATGTGGATGTGAGATGGAGGGGTTCTGCCCCTCAAGACCACCCCGGGTCCTGAGTTACAGTCCCCAGTCTTGGCACCTACGGTGGCCCAGCTCCCCGCCCACCCCAACGTCCAACCACCCTGCCTGTTCGGCTGGGCCCCCTCAGGGTGGTGCAGGCTGCCGGCAGAGGCCAGGTGGCAGCGCTCACTCACCCTTGGTACTCGATGTATTTGTAGATCATGCCGGCGATGAGCATGGCCACCAGGGCATAGTACCAGGAGGAGACAAACATAAGGGCCAGGCAGAGGCTCATGCCCAGGAAGGACAgcgccctgggccagaggggagggCAGAGTCAGGGCAGGACCAGGAGGGCCCCTGGCCACAGCCTGGCCCATGCCCTGGCGGCCCTGTCAGGTCCCAGGTGGGAGGTCCCAGGTGGGTGGTCAGGTCACTGGGTGGGAGACCCAGGTCCAGTTCCTCCCCAGCCCCATAAACTCCCTCCCCACAGTGTTTCATCAAGACCTACCTACCCGGGAAGCCTAGGCCTCATCCAGAATGAAGCTCCTGGCCTCCCCAGGGCCTCCCGTGTCAGAGGCGTGGCTCACCAGTGATAGTACTTGAACCGGGGCCGCCAGTTGGGGGTCCTCAGGAGTGTCTGCACTGCACAGGCCAGGTTCACGAACAGGTAGCACATCAGAAAGAACCTGTGGCACAGGGGACGGTTGGTGAAGAGCGCCCACCTTGGCAGCCAGGGGCCTGACATCAAGCTGGGACTGGCCCTGCCCTGCATGGCTTGGCCAGGTCTTCTCAACCTCATTGCTGCACTTTCATGGCCTGAGGTGATGAGACTACTGTGGAGGAGTCCTTGGAGATTGCAGAGGATGGGCAAGGGTTCGCCAGCGGAGGAGGTAGGAAAGGGAGTAATGGGGCAGAGCTGGAGGGTGGTACAGGGGTGGTAGGAAGAGCTCAGTGCCTGGAGACTCTAGGCCACACTCAGGCCTCTGGCCTGGGTGACCAGCTGGATGAGGGGCTGCCATGCATGAAGGGGAGGATGCAAGATGAGCCGGACCATTTGAATGCACCCAGTCAGAGACACTTAAGAGTCCCTGTGGTGGGTGTGGGAGTCCCAGGCATGGGCAGGGCTGGCTGCATCAGCCCTCCGGGAAGGCAGCTGAGGATGGGAgc
This genomic window from Macaca mulatta isolate MMU2019108-1 chromosome 20, T2T-MMU8v2.0, whole genome shotgun sequence contains:
- the SLC12A4 gene encoding solute carrier family 12 member 4 isoform X20 — translated: MISRSLGPEFGGAVGLCFYLGTTFAAAMYILGAIEILLTYIAPPAAIFYPLGAHDTSNATLNNMRVYGTIFLTFMTLVVFVGVKYVNKFASLFLACVIISILSIYAGGIKSIFDPPVFPVCMLGNRTLSRDQFDICAKTAVVDNETVATRLWSFFCHSPNLTTDSCDPYFLLNNVTEIPGIPGAAAGVLQENLWSAYLEKGDIVEKHGLPSADAPSLKESLPLYVVADIATSFTVLVGIFFPSVTGIMAGSNRSGDLRDAQKSIPVGTILAIITTSLVYFSSVVLFGACIEGVVLRDKYGDGVSRNLVVGTLAWPSPWVIVIGSFFSTCGAGLQSLTGAPRLLQAIAKDNIIPFLRVFGHGKVNGEPTWALLLTALIAELGILIASLDMVAPILSMFFLMCYLFVNLACAVQTLLRTPNWRPRFKYYHWALSFLGMSLCLALMFVSSWYYALVAMLIAGMIYKYIEYQGAEKEWGDGIRGLSLSAARYALLRLEEGPPHTKNWRPQLLVLLKLDEDLHVKYPRLLTFASQLKAGKGLTIVGSVIQGSFLESYGEAQAAEQTIKNMMEIEKVKGFCQVVVASKVREGLAHLIQSCGLGGMRHNSVVLGWPYGWRQSEDPRAWKTFIDTVRCTTAAHLALLVPKNIAFYPSNHERYLEGHIDVWWIVHDGGMLMLLPFLLRQHKVWRKCRMRIFTVAQMDDNSIQMKKDLAVFLYHLRLEAEVEVVEMHNSDISAYTYERTLMMEQRSQMLRQMRLTKTEREREAQLVKDRHSALRLESLYSDEEDESAVGADKIQMTWTRDKYMTETWDPSHAPDNFRELVHIKPDQSNVRRMHTAVKLNEVIVTRSHDARLVLLNMPGPPKNSEGDENWIPLWRGSNWEVGSVGGQASSSSPGPPGWVWPRWPWLPIDSVAASLT
- the SLC12A4 gene encoding solute carrier family 12 member 4 isoform X21; translated protein: MISRSLGPEFGGAVGLCFYLGTTFAAAMYILGAIEILLTYIAPPAAIFYPLGAHDTSNATLNNMRVYGTIFLTFMTLVVFVGVKYVNKFASLFLACVIISILSIYAGGIKSIFDPPVFPVCMLGNRTLSRDQFDICAKTAVVDNETVATRLWSFFCHSPNLTTDSCDPYFLLNNVTEIPGIPGAAAGVLQENLWSAYLEKGDIVEKHGLPSADAPSLKESLPLYVVADIATSFTVLVGIFFPSVTGIMAGSNRSGDLRDAQKSIPVGTILAIITTSLVYFSSVVLFGACIEGVVLRDKYGDGVSRNLVVGTLAWPSPWVIVIGSFFSTCGAGLQSLTGAPRLLQAIAKDNIIPFLRVFGHGKVNGEPTWALLLTALIAELGILIASLDMVAPILSMFFLMCYLFVNLACAVQTLLRTPNWRPRFKYYHWALSFLGMSLCLALMFVSSWYYALVAMLIAGMIYKYIEYQGAEKEWGDGIRGLSLSAARYALLRLEEGPPHTKNWRPQLLVLLKLDEDLHVKYPRLLTFASQLKAGKGLTIVGSVIQGSFLESYGEAQAAEQTIKNMMEIEKVKGFCQVVVASKVREGLAHLIQSCGLGGMRHNSVVLGWPYGWRQSEDPRAWKTFIDTVRCTTAAHLALLVPKNIAFYPSNHERYLEGHIDVWWIVHDGGMLMLLPFLLRQHKVWRKCRMRIFTVAQMDDNSIQMKKDLAVFLYHLRLEAEVEVVEMHNSDISAYTYERTLMMEQRSQMLRQMRLTKTEREREAQLVKDRHSALRLESLYSDEEDESAVGADKIQMTWTRDKYMTETWDPSHAPDNFRELVHIKPDQSNVRRMHTAVKLNEVIVTRSHDARLVLLNMPGPPKNSEGDENWIPLHGVPRGTDRGP